One Williamwhitmania sp. genomic region harbors:
- a CDS encoding alpha/beta fold hydrolase: MALTKINGIDLNLNAKGNGKPLLLIHGLGGSCRQLDIIINPLSKHFKTITFDVRGHGQSEKPTE; the protein is encoded by the coding sequence ATGGCATTAACAAAAATAAACGGTATCGATTTAAACCTAAATGCAAAGGGAAACGGAAAACCATTGCTGCTAATCCACGGTTTAGGTGGTAGCTGTAGGCAATTAGACATCATCATAAATCCTCTTTCTAAACATTTCAAAACAATTACGTTTGACGTTCGAGGACATGGACAAAGCGAAAAACCAACGGAA